Proteins encoded in a region of the Raphanus sativus cultivar WK10039 chromosome 8, ASM80110v3, whole genome shotgun sequence genome:
- the LOC108820297 gene encoding uncharacterized protein LOC108820297: MKVLYFECREDFVNLLLTFLAVSLDFGLEASGNNMVVGCILNLFRSFNDLRFDKRSRPKAKSTLPWYYGCQKNLLDITTGTAPDFGFSSDESRLMHRYGNSGMLGCGSPYPPLKHLCPHSVQSISFNCNACKGFVKKNMKFRVTDDLIITPLSSSSTIGYLKQFQVSLADVDVQQISIGKVEVNNVLKAAFMTSTALTNALWNLLVKKPKEET, translated from the exons ATGAAGGTTCTATACTTTGAATGCAGGGAAGATTTTGTGAATCTTCTTTTAACCTTTCTTGCTGTTTCTTTAGATTTTGGACTAGAAGCCTCTGGTAATAATATGGTTGTGGGATGCATCTTAAACTTGTTTAGAAGCTTTAACGACTTACGCTTTGATAAAAGATCACGCCCAAAGGCAAAGTCAACACTACCATGGTATTATGGCTGCCAGAAGAACCTGCTCGATATTACCACTGGCACGGCACCAGATTTTGGGTTTAGCTCTGATGAGAGTAGGCTTATGCATCGATATGGAAATTCAGGTATGTTGGGATGTGGTAGCCCTTATCCACCACTGAAGCATTTATGCCCGCATAGTGTTCAATCGATCAGCTTCAACTGTAATGCATGCAAGGGGTTTGTGAAGAAAAACATGAAGTTTAGAGTAACAGATGATCTTATAATTACACCCCTGAGCTCAAGCTCGACCATTGGCTATTTAAAACAGTTTCAGGTGAGTTTAGCGGATGTCGACGTGCAGCAGATCAGCATCGGCAAAGTAGAG GTAAACAATGTACTAAAAGCTGCTTTTATGACATCGACGGCTTTAACCAATGCTTTGTGGAACTTGCTCGTGAAGAAGCCAAAAGAGGAGACATGA